The Vicia villosa cultivar HV-30 ecotype Madison, WI linkage group LG1, Vvil1.0, whole genome shotgun sequence genome includes a region encoding these proteins:
- the LOC131631437 gene encoding peroxisomal fatty acid beta-oxidation multifunctional protein MFP2-like, producing MSSKKGHTVMNVGADGVAIITIINPPVNSLSFDVLQSLKESFDQAVLRDDVKAIVVTGAKGKFSGGFDISAFGGLQESKERPKPGWISIEIVTDTIEAAKKPSVAAIDGLALGGGLEVAMACNARVSTATAQLGLPELQLGIIPGFGGTQRLPRLVGLTKALEMMLTSKSVKGKEAFNLGLVDALVSPDELVNTARQWALDMLNSKRPWIASLYKTAKLEPLGEAKEILKFARAQAQKQAPNLKHPLVCIDVIEAGIVSGPRAGLWKEAEAFDVLVQSETCKSLVHVFFAQRGTTKVPGVTDRGLVPRQVKKVAILGGGLMGSGIATALVLSNYSVILKEVNQKFLDAGLNRIKANLQSSVRKGKLTQERFEKTFSLVKGSLDYESFRDVDMVIEAVIENVSLKQQIFADLEKYCPPHCILGSNTSTIDLNLIGEKTKSQDRIIGAHFFSPAHVMPLLEIVRTKQTSPQVIVDLLDISKKIKKTPVVVGNCTGFAVNRMFFPYTQAALLLIERGTDVYQIDRAITKFGMPMGPLRLADLVGFGVAVATGSQFVQNFPERTYKSMLIPLLQEDKRAGEATRKGFYLYDDRRKASPDPELKKFIEKARSISGVSVDLKLVKLQEKDIIEMIFFPVVNEACRVLDEGIAVKAADLDISALMGMGFPAYRGGIIFWADSLGSKYIYSRLEKWSELYGPFFKPCAYLAARAAKGIPLGASVEQSKSRL from the exons atgagTAGCAAAAAAGGGCACACGGTGATGAACGTTGGAGCTGATGGAGTtgccatcatcaccatcatcaatcCTCCTGTCAATTCTCTCTCCTTTGATG TATTGCAAAGTTTAAAGGAGAGTTTTGATCAGGCTGTACTGAGAGATGATGTCAAGGCAATTGTTGTTACAG GTGCAAAGGGAAAATTTTCTGGAGGTTTCGATATTTCCGCATTTGGTGGTCTTCAAGAGTCAAAAG AGCGTCCGAAACCCGGGTGGATATCGATAGAAATTGTCACCGATACAATAGAAG CGGCAAAGAAACCCTCAGTTGCTGCCATTGATGGCCTTGCCTTGGGCGGGGGATTAGAAGTTGCAATG GCATGCAACGCACGAGTATCAACTGCAACTGCTCAATTGGGTTTACCTGAACTTCAGCTTGGGATAATTCCTGGATTTGGAG GAACACAGCGACTTCCTCGTCTGGTTGGTCTGACAAAGGCACTTGAAATGATGTTG ACTTCCAAGTCAGTGAAAGGGAAGGAAGCTTTTAACTTGGGGCTTGTAGATGCTTTGGTGTCACCTGATGAGTTGGTGAACACTGCACGCCAGTGGGCCCTGGATATGTTGAACAGCAAACGGCCATGGATTGCCAGTCTTTACAAGACTGCAAAATTAGAACCTCTTGGGGAAGCTAAAGAGATATTGAAATTCGCACGCGCTCAAGCTCAAAAACAGGCTCCTAATCTCAAGCATCCTCTTGTTTGCATTGATGTTATTGAAGCGGGAATAGTTTCTGGTCCCCGTGCAGGACTCTGGAAG GAAGCTGAAGCATTTGATGTACTGGTACAATCAGAAACTTGCAAAAGCTTAGTTCACGTATTTTTTGCTCAAAGAGGAACAACTAAG GTACCTGGGGTTACCGACCGTGGTTTGGTTCCAAGACAAGTGAAGAAGGTTGCTATCCTTGGTGGAGGACTAATGGGCTCTGGAATAGCAACAGCTTTAGTGCTTAGTAATTATTCTGTCATATTGAAAGAAGTAAACCAGAAATTCTTGGATGCCGGTCTCAATAGGATTAAAG CGAACTTACAGAGCAGTGTTAGGAAAGGTAAATTGACTCAGGAAAGATTTGAAAAGACCTTCTCTCTAGTCAAAGGTTCACTCGACTATGAAAGTTTCAGAGACGTGGACATGGTGATAGAG GCTGTTATTGAGAATGTTTCCTTGAAGCAACAGATCTTTGCTGATCTTGAAAAGTATTGTCCCCCTCATTGTATACTTGGTAGCAACACTTCCACAATTGACTTGAACCTGATCGGAGAAAAGACCAAGTCTCAAGATCGAATTATTGGAGCCCATTTCTTCAG TCCTGCACATGTTATGCCACTTCTGGAAATTGTACGTACCAAGCAGACATCTCCTCAAGTAATAGTTGACTTGTTAGACATTTCAAAGAAGATAAAGAAAACTCCAGTGGTGGTTGGAAACTGTACAGGATTTGCTGTTAATAGAATGTTCTTCCCATATACACAAGCAGCTCTTTTGCTTATTGAACGTGGCACAGATGTTTATCAAATTGATAGAGCAATCACCAAATTCGGAATGCCAATGGGGCCTTTAAG attggCTGATCTTGTTGGTTTTGGTGTGGCGGTTGCAACTGGCTCCCAATTTGTTCAGAATTTTCCTGAGCGAACTTACAAATCAATGCTTATTCCCCTTTTGCAAGAGGATAAGAGGGCTG GCGAAGCAACTCGCAAAGGCTTTTATTTGTATGATGATAGACGCAAGGCCAGTCCTGATCCTGAACTAAAGAAATTTATTGAGAAAGCTAGGAGCATTTCCGGTGTCTCCGTTGACCTCAAG CTTGTCAAGTTACAAGAGAAGGACATCATTGAGATGATCTTCTTTCCAGTGGTGAATGAGGCTTGTCGTGTCCTTGACGAAGGTATTGCGGTCAAAGCAGCAGATCTTGATATTTCTGCTCTCATGGGCATGGGTTTTCCAGCTTACAG GGGAGGTATCATATTCTGGGCTGACTCTCTAGGATCGAAATACATTTATTCAAGATTAGAGAAATGGTCAGAGTTGTATGGACCTTTCTTCAAGCCCTGTGCCTACTTGGCTGCAAGAGCTGCCAAAGGAATTCCTCTG GGTGCCTCAGTGGAGCAATCTAAGTCACGGTTGTAG